One window from the genome of Streptomyces sp. NBC_00287 encodes:
- a CDS encoding sensor histidine kinase, with protein MATEYGQGYGLGFPESEREHRLPAGLRAPFEGRHWRELGYLLLSLPISIVLFVYAVTMVSLGAGLLVTFLGIPVLAAGLAGCRGFGALERARARGLLDLEVADPEPLRMRKQGFLAWMGAVLKSGTSWRSLLYAVLHLPWAVFSFVVAVNFWAIGWTLLTYPLWFWLFPLYGGQGGIQLYGDETHRIYLDNPFEITVTALVGLLFTLATPWIVRALTMVDRLLVHGLLGPSRLATRVVELESDRGVVVDTAAADLRRIERDLHDGAQARLVALAMDLGLAKEKLTEDPQAAARMVDEAHGEVKTALQELRDLARGIHPAVLTDRGLDAALSSVASRCTVPVEVQVDLTQRPVPAIEGIAYFTVSELLQNISKHARATWAGVDVWRVENRLMLQVVDNGIGGADTSAGSGLAGLAERLDAVDGILVVDSPVGGPTRITAELPWRAV; from the coding sequence ATGGCCACGGAGTACGGACAGGGTTACGGGCTCGGTTTCCCCGAGAGTGAGCGCGAACACCGACTGCCCGCCGGGCTGCGGGCACCGTTCGAGGGACGCCACTGGCGCGAGCTCGGCTATCTGCTGCTGAGCCTGCCGATCAGCATTGTGCTCTTCGTGTACGCGGTCACCATGGTGTCGCTGGGGGCGGGACTGCTGGTGACGTTCCTGGGGATTCCGGTGCTGGCGGCGGGCCTGGCCGGCTGCCGGGGGTTCGGGGCGCTGGAGCGGGCACGCGCGCGTGGTCTGCTGGATCTGGAGGTCGCGGACCCGGAGCCGCTGCGGATGCGCAAGCAGGGCTTCCTGGCTTGGATGGGCGCCGTCCTGAAGAGCGGCACCTCCTGGCGCTCCCTGCTGTACGCGGTGCTGCACCTGCCGTGGGCGGTCTTCTCCTTCGTCGTCGCGGTGAACTTCTGGGCCATCGGCTGGACCCTGCTGACGTACCCCCTGTGGTTCTGGCTCTTCCCGCTGTACGGCGGCCAGGGCGGCATCCAGCTCTACGGCGACGAGACGCACCGTATCTACCTCGACAACCCGTTCGAGATCACCGTGACGGCGCTGGTGGGACTGCTCTTCACGCTGGCGACGCCCTGGATCGTGCGGGCGCTGACGATGGTGGACCGGCTGCTGGTGCACGGGCTGCTCGGGCCGTCGCGGCTAGCCACGCGCGTGGTGGAGCTGGAGTCGGACCGCGGGGTCGTGGTCGACACGGCCGCCGCCGATCTGCGGCGCATCGAGCGCGATCTGCACGACGGGGCGCAGGCCCGCCTGGTGGCGCTGGCCATGGATCTGGGGCTGGCGAAGGAGAAGCTGACGGAGGACCCGCAGGCCGCGGCCCGCATGGTGGACGAGGCGCACGGCGAGGTGAAGACGGCGCTGCAGGAGCTGCGCGACCTGGCCCGCGGCATCCACCCGGCCGTACTGACCGACCGGGGCCTGGACGCCGCGCTCTCCTCGGTCGCCTCCCGCTGCACCGTCCCGGTCGAGGTGCAGGTCGATCTGACTCAGCGGCCGGTGCCCGCGATCGAGGGCATCGCCTACTTCACCGTCTCGGAGCTGCTGCAGAACATCAGCAAGCACGCGCGGGCCACCTGGGCGGGCGTGGACGTCTGGCGGGTGGAGAACCGGCTGATGCTCCAGGTCGTCGACAACGGCATCGGCGGTGCGGACACCTCCGCCGGGTCGGGTCTCGCGGGGCTCGCCGAACGCCTGGACGCGGTGGACGGGATCCTGGTCGTGGACTCGCCGGTGGGCGGGCCCACCCGGATCACGGCCGAGCTGCCCTGGCGGGCCGTATAG
- a CDS encoding sensor histidine kinase: MTERHPSPNRAHRADAADSDRLPPARFAYDRHTWKEIAHLLANLPMALFGFVYVATMLFTGAGLTVTVVGFPLLAAGLMGARQLGKLERARARALLGVRVDEPSPLRLRGSRNGFFAQLWLMLKDPVGWRTVLYDFIRLPWGILTFTITLTSLFVLWPVLPFIARGLTNADRAMVRGLLSPSDELERRIAELESDRGVVVDTAAADLRRIERDLHDGAQARLVALAMGLGLAKEKLLEDPDYAASMIAEAHGEVKLALQELRDLARGIHPAVLTDRGLDAALSSVASRCTVPVKVTVDLGARPAAAIEGIAYFTVSELLQNISKHSAARTASIEVWRSDDRLLLQVWDDGRGGARLDGGTGMRGLADRLGAVDGLFVIDSPQGGPTTVTAELPWRDRVPEKG, encoded by the coding sequence ATGACCGAACGCCACCCGTCACCGAACCGCGCCCACAGGGCCGACGCAGCCGACAGCGACCGGCTGCCGCCGGCTCGTTTCGCCTATGACCGGCACACCTGGAAGGAGATCGCGCACCTTCTGGCGAACCTCCCGATGGCGCTGTTCGGCTTCGTCTATGTCGCGACGATGCTGTTCACCGGGGCCGGACTGACGGTCACGGTGGTCGGCTTCCCGCTGCTGGCGGCGGGGCTGATGGGCGCGCGGCAGCTGGGCAAGCTGGAGCGGGCGCGCGCCCGGGCGCTGCTCGGGGTGCGGGTGGACGAGCCGAGCCCGCTCAGGCTGCGCGGCAGCCGGAACGGCTTCTTCGCGCAGCTCTGGCTGATGTTGAAGGACCCGGTGGGCTGGCGGACGGTGCTGTACGACTTCATCCGGCTGCCCTGGGGGATTCTCACCTTCACCATCACGCTGACCTCGCTGTTCGTGCTGTGGCCGGTGCTGCCGTTCATTGCGCGGGGTCTGACGAACGCGGACCGGGCGATGGTACGGGGGCTGCTGTCGCCCTCGGACGAGCTGGAGCGTCGTATCGCCGAGCTGGAGTCCGACCGGGGGGTGGTGGTCGATACGGCCGCCGCCGATCTGCGGCGCATCGAGCGCGATCTGCACGACGGGGCGCAGGCCCGCCTGGTGGCGCTGGCCATGGGGCTCGGCCTGGCCAAGGAGAAGCTTCTGGAGGACCCGGACTACGCCGCCTCGATGATCGCGGAGGCGCACGGTGAGGTGAAGCTCGCGCTGCAGGAGTTGCGGGATCTCGCGCGCGGGATCCATCCGGCGGTGCTCACCGACCGGGGGCTGGATGCCGCGCTGTCGTCGGTCGCCTCGCGGTGCACGGTTCCGGTGAAGGTGACCGTCGATCTGGGCGCGCGGCCGGCCGCGGCCATCGAGGGCATCGCCTACTTCACCGTCTCGGAGCTGCTGCAGAACATCAGCAAGCACAGCGCGGCCCGCACCGCCTCGATCGAGGTGTGGCGGTCGGACGACCGGCTGCTGCTCCAGGTATGGGACGACGGGCGCGGGGGCGCGCGGCTGGACGGCGGTACGGGGATGCGCGGGCTCGCGGACCGGCTCGGGGCCGTGGACGGGCTGTTCGTCATCGACTCCCCGCAGGGCGGCCCGACCACGGTGACGGCCGAGCTGCCGTGGCGCGACCGGGTGCCGGAGAAGGGGTAG
- a CDS encoding NADH-quinone oxidoreductase subunit A, translating into MPETTVVVAADKGVVVSAEYFQSYSVVGLLALVGVLFVAVAFGAGRLLRPVVPTPEKLLTYECGVDPVGEGWAHTQVRYYVYAFLYVIFAVDSIFLFPWATVFAAPGYGATTLVEMFIFLGFLAVGLLYAYKKGVLSWT; encoded by the coding sequence GTGCCGGAAACGACCGTCGTCGTCGCGGCGGACAAGGGTGTCGTCGTCTCGGCGGAGTACTTCCAGTCCTACTCGGTCGTGGGACTGCTCGCCTTGGTCGGCGTGCTGTTCGTCGCGGTCGCCTTCGGGGCTGGGCGCCTGCTGCGGCCCGTGGTGCCGACGCCCGAGAAACTGCTGACGTACGAGTGCGGAGTCGACCCCGTCGGCGAGGGCTGGGCCCACACCCAGGTCCGCTATTACGTCTATGCCTTTCTGTACGTGATCTTCGCTGTCGACTCGATCTTCCTGTTCCCCTGGGCGACGGTCTTCGCCGCGCCCGGCTACGGCGCCACCACCCTCGTCGAGATGTTCATCTTCCTCGGCTTCCTGGCCGTGGGTCTGCTGTACGCATACAAGAAGGGCGTCCTGTCATGGACGTGA